In a genomic window of Dyadobacter fermentans DSM 18053:
- a CDS encoding YdeI/OmpD-associated family protein gives MEEEVHFESILERLPKPGGEFYMVVPDDVAAQFTEGRKPARVRCVINGAVHFQCAIRPRGGGGFYINVATALRQQGKLVLGQKLHAAVRKDDSEYGRDMPEELQELLAQDDEAKRLFESAKPVNQRAIIHYIASAKSVQVRIDRSIMMTDRLKNSRIT, from the coding sequence ATGGAAGAAGAAGTTCATTTCGAATCAATACTGGAACGCCTCCCCAAACCGGGAGGCGAATTTTATATGGTGGTGCCCGACGACGTGGCCGCGCAGTTTACCGAGGGCCGCAAGCCAGCGCGTGTCCGCTGCGTGATCAATGGCGCGGTGCATTTCCAATGCGCGATCCGGCCGCGGGGTGGGGGAGGCTTCTATATTAATGTAGCCACGGCCCTACGGCAGCAGGGCAAACTGGTGCTGGGCCAAAAACTGCATGCGGCCGTCCGCAAGGACGACAGCGAGTACGGCCGCGACATGCCCGAAGAATTGCAGGAGCTGCTCGCACAGGACGACGAGGCGAAGCGGTTGTTCGAAAGTGCCAAACCCGTGAACCAGCGGGCCATTATCCATTACATTGCCAGCGCCAAATCGGTACAGGTAAGGATCGATCGTTCGATAATGATGACGGACCGGTTGAAAAATAGTCGGATAACGTAG
- a CDS encoding 3-keto-disaccharide hydrolase: MRRLMHIFCSTVLLSIALGISAHAQDGWITIFNGKDFTGWKVGANANSFSIEDGTIKVAGPRAHLFYEGPVKNHMFKNFEFKAQVKTMPGSNSGIFIHTTYQEDGWPAQGYEVQVNQSHTDYKRTGSLYNMVDVKETYVKDNEWYTEYIKVEGKHITIKINDKVVVDYEETDVDKRQGDMKNKFLKQGTFALQAHDPKSVVYYKDIQVRPLTE; this comes from the coding sequence ATGAGAAGACTAATGCATATTTTTTGCAGCACTGTTTTGCTGAGCATTGCCCTGGGAATCTCCGCCCACGCACAGGACGGCTGGATCACAATATTCAATGGAAAGGATTTTACCGGCTGGAAAGTCGGCGCCAATGCGAATTCCTTTTCGATCGAGGATGGTACCATCAAAGTAGCCGGGCCGCGGGCGCATCTTTTCTATGAAGGTCCCGTGAAGAACCATATGTTCAAAAATTTCGAGTTCAAAGCGCAGGTGAAAACAATGCCGGGCTCCAATTCCGGTATTTTTATCCATACCACCTACCAAGAGGACGGCTGGCCCGCGCAAGGTTACGAAGTGCAGGTGAACCAGTCGCACACCGATTACAAGCGTACCGGCAGCCTGTATAATATGGTGGACGTGAAAGAAACTTACGTGAAGGACAACGAATGGTATACCGAGTACATCAAAGTGGAAGGAAAGCACATTACCATCAAAATTAACGACAAAGTGGTGGTGGATTACGAAGAAACTGATGTAGACAAACGTCAGGGCGATATGAAGAACAAATTCCTGAAACAGGGTACATTTGCCTTGCAAGCGCACGATCCCAAGAGTGTGGTGTATTACAAAGACATTCAGGTTCGGCCATTGACCGAGTAA
- a CDS encoding tyrosine-protein phosphatase yields the protein MLNWLFNKKVNKHVTLEHIGIDIHSHMIPGVDDGVETVAEAVAMVSKMQSLGYRQLITTPHVMWDCYRNTPEIILGKLEEVRQASKEAGLTIQIGAAAEYFLDEHFNQLLSTGKDLLTLPGNRLLVELPYSTPLMNTSETLFSIIEKGYQPVLAHPERYTYFYSDPSIYKKLADGGCELQVNILSLTGYYGENITKMAEWLLKNNLITFLGTDAHKIQHLDMIQRSNKHNWITRYPFQNEKLTSF from the coding sequence ATGCTCAACTGGTTATTTAACAAGAAGGTAAACAAGCACGTTACATTGGAACATATTGGAATTGACATCCATTCCCATATGATCCCAGGCGTCGACGACGGCGTTGAAACGGTGGCCGAAGCGGTGGCAATGGTCTCGAAAATGCAAAGTCTCGGGTATCGGCAACTCATCACAACCCCACACGTGATGTGGGATTGCTACCGCAACACACCCGAAATTATCCTTGGAAAGCTAGAAGAAGTTCGACAGGCCAGCAAAGAGGCGGGGCTGACCATCCAGATTGGAGCGGCCGCTGAATACTTTCTCGATGAACACTTCAATCAGCTGCTTAGCACTGGAAAGGACCTGCTGACACTCCCCGGAAACCGCCTGCTGGTTGAGCTCCCCTACTCCACTCCATTGATGAACACCTCGGAAACGCTCTTTTCCATCATTGAGAAGGGTTATCAACCGGTACTGGCCCATCCTGAGCGGTATACTTACTTTTACTCGGACCCATCGATTTACAAAAAGCTGGCAGATGGCGGATGCGAACTTCAAGTGAACATTTTGTCGCTGACCGGATATTACGGGGAGAATATCACCAAGATGGCTGAATGGCTTCTGAAAAACAACCTGATTACTTTTTTAGGCACCGATGCGCACAAGATTCAGCATCTGGATATGATACAGAGAAGTAACAAGCATAACTGGATAACGCGATATCCGTTTCAAAATGAAAAACTTACAAGTTTTTAG
- a CDS encoding ABC transporter ATP-binding protein, with protein sequence MKNPYLSLLATAWRYARQQRGRYLLVYGMFVLANLVLAAHPLLYGWFIQSTQQDAEETLRNVWWYAGAYLGLTLLEWAFHGPARVMERKLAFDLSRNFLDELYHQALHLPIRWHQDHHSGATINRIRKAYEALKDFFQNGFMFLHAFAKFIFSFIAIIWFSPLFGAVGVLIGVINVYVIFKFDKPFIKALDESNEKEHVVSSTLFDSLSNIITVITLRLEKRMKVSLMGKVADVFPPFRRSVVINEWKWFVASVFIAVIYIVVTVGYVYQHYVPGEVFLVGGLVTLLSYVNQFTSVFQDIAWQYTEIIRYNTEVQTARAIGDAYRVHHRLDEVGELPENWREIHISNLNFSHGEVYDAKKQAHSLHGLDIRIRRGERIAFIGESGSGKSTLLALLRGLYQPENDVKVTIDGQQEAGIEMLADQVTLFPQDPEIFENTIAYNITLGLPFDEQDIMQVCETAHFEDVVGKLPNGLESNIQEKGVNLSGGQKQRLALARGILAARTSDIVLLDEPTSSIDPKTEAMIYDRMFVEFSDKAVISTLHRLHLLAKFDYTYILQDGYIADEGSFAQLRRNSPLFNELWRHQELLARHNFD encoded by the coding sequence ATGAAAAACCCTTATTTATCCCTGCTCGCCACCGCGTGGCGCTATGCCCGCCAGCAGCGGGGCCGGTACCTGCTCGTGTACGGCATGTTTGTATTGGCCAACCTGGTGCTGGCCGCGCACCCGCTATTATATGGATGGTTTATCCAGTCTACCCAGCAGGATGCCGAGGAAACGTTACGCAACGTGTGGTGGTACGCGGGCGCCTACCTCGGCCTCACCCTGCTCGAATGGGCTTTCCACGGCCCCGCGCGCGTGATGGAGCGCAAGCTGGCATTCGACCTCAGCCGCAATTTCCTCGACGAACTGTATCACCAGGCATTGCATTTACCGATCCGCTGGCATCAGGACCACCACAGCGGCGCGACGATCAACCGCATCCGCAAGGCCTACGAAGCCCTGAAAGACTTCTTTCAGAACGGCTTCATGTTCCTGCACGCATTTGCCAAATTCATATTCTCATTCATTGCGATCATCTGGTTTTCGCCGCTGTTTGGCGCGGTGGGCGTACTGATCGGCGTCATTAATGTGTATGTGATATTCAAATTCGACAAACCGTTCATTAAAGCGCTCGACGAATCGAACGAGAAGGAGCACGTTGTATCCTCCACGTTGTTCGATAGCCTTTCCAATATTATCACCGTGATCACCTTACGACTTGAAAAGCGGATGAAAGTGAGCCTGATGGGCAAAGTAGCCGACGTATTCCCGCCATTCCGGCGCTCGGTGGTGATCAACGAATGGAAATGGTTTGTGGCGAGCGTGTTCATTGCGGTCATTTACATTGTGGTGACGGTCGGCTATGTGTACCAGCATTATGTGCCGGGCGAGGTATTTCTCGTGGGCGGGCTGGTGACGCTGCTCAGCTACGTCAACCAGTTTACAAGCGTATTCCAGGACATCGCCTGGCAATACACGGAAATCATCCGCTACAATACGGAAGTACAAACCGCCCGCGCGATAGGCGACGCTTACCGCGTGCACCACCGCCTGGACGAAGTCGGCGAACTCCCCGAAAACTGGCGCGAGATCCACATCAGCAACCTTAACTTCTCACACGGCGAGGTGTACGACGCCAAAAAGCAGGCACACAGCCTCCACGGCCTCGACATCCGCATCCGCCGCGGCGAGCGCATTGCCTTCATCGGGGAAAGCGGCAGCGGGAAAAGCACACTCCTGGCGCTGCTGCGCGGACTGTACCAGCCTGAAAACGACGTAAAAGTGACGATCGACGGCCAGCAGGAAGCCGGCATCGAGATGCTCGCCGACCAGGTGACGCTCTTCCCGCAAGACCCCGAGATATTCGAGAACACCATTGCCTACAACATCACGCTCGGCCTGCCGTTCGACGAACAGGACATTATGCAAGTGTGCGAAACGGCGCATTTCGAAGATGTGGTCGGCAAGCTGCCGAACGGCCTGGAATCAAACATCCAGGAGAAAGGCGTGAACCTCTCCGGCGGCCAAAAGCAGCGCCTCGCACTCGCAAGAGGCATCCTCGCCGCACGCACGAGCGACATCGTGCTGCTCGACGAGCCGACGAGCAGCATTGACCCGAAGACGGAGGCGATGATTTATGACAGGATGTTTGTGGAGTTTTCGGACAAAGCGGTGATATCTACACTACACCGTTTGCATTTGCTTGCGAAGTTTGATTACACATATATACTGCAAGATGGTTACATTGCGGATGAAGGTTCATTTGCACAATTACGACGAAACAGTCCGCTCTTCAACGAGCTTTGGCGACATCAGGAGCTGCTGGCCCGCCACAATTTCGACTAG
- a CDS encoding polysaccharide biosynthesis/export family protein, producing the protein MFSHSKKFASIAGILLIAYIAIIGGTTSCVSPKSIVYFQGDSTRYYSQQVEESYVPKIQSRDILSIVVGSLNAEANEVFNTPNTISAPSTNYSVNAGGARLQPLGYLVDSDGNIEIPLIGKLKVAGLSTSVAADTIRHRLTDFLKEPSVVVRNLNFKISVLGEVKQPAVFVIPDEKITLPEVLSLAGDLTIYGNRSNVMVIREENGKREYARLDLTSREIFNSPFYYLHKNDVIYVEPVKARMLDTDSRIRTIPLIVTIVGGISTLGILILNLTR; encoded by the coding sequence ATGTTTTCCCACTCTAAAAAGTTTGCTAGCATTGCCGGCATATTGCTAATTGCCTATATCGCAATAATCGGAGGAACTACCTCCTGCGTTTCCCCGAAATCGATTGTATATTTCCAAGGAGACTCAACAAGGTATTATTCACAGCAGGTAGAGGAAAGTTACGTACCTAAGATTCAATCGCGCGATATACTTTCAATAGTCGTTGGGAGCTTGAATGCAGAAGCGAACGAGGTATTCAATACACCTAACACCATCTCCGCTCCGAGTACTAACTACTCTGTCAATGCTGGCGGCGCCCGACTTCAACCGCTTGGATATTTGGTTGACAGCGATGGCAACATTGAAATTCCGTTGATTGGGAAGTTGAAGGTCGCAGGCCTGAGCACTTCGGTTGCAGCGGATACTATCCGACACAGACTTACTGATTTTCTGAAAGAGCCGTCTGTTGTAGTTCGCAACTTGAACTTCAAGATTTCTGTTCTGGGAGAAGTAAAGCAACCGGCCGTGTTCGTGATCCCCGATGAAAAGATTACCCTGCCCGAGGTGCTAAGTCTTGCCGGGGATTTGACCATCTATGGCAACCGCAGCAACGTGATGGTTATAAGAGAAGAAAACGGCAAACGAGAATATGCCCGATTGGATCTAACGTCTCGCGAAATCTTCAACTCGCCCTTTTACTATTTACACAAGAATGACGTGATCTATGTTGAACCTGTGAAAGCTAGAATGCTTGACACGGACAGCAGAATTAGAACAATACCGTTAATTGTAACTATTGTGGGCGGAATAAGCACACTCGGTATTCTAATCCTCAACCTAACACGTTAA
- a CDS encoding GumC family protein, whose translation MKDLTTNEGMNPMFQEEEQEFNLNEYLRRYYRYWYLFPVFICIAFIAAFFYLQTTSPVYNTKTSILIKDEKKGLSGSQGDILSELSTQFGGNKLVENELEIIKSKTLMEQVIKELSLDVSYSTRDGLRTVSLYKRSPVVVKPEVITEFALKEPLVVHVVDENHFRFNNEEKVFSFNQRFANAWGAFVVLKGPKSTYDKVTVTFKDTKNLTEGMLSRLTVEQPNTKSTVLEISYEDVDTQRSKDVLNKLLDVYVQSSLGDKNSEASNTLKFIENRLGLITGELGDVEKDVESYKRTQGITDIGTESKLFLENIKENDSKLNEVNTQISILESVENYIQNAGEGAVAPATYMINDPVLVSLLTKFNDLELQRERYARTTSPNNPLLQTINTQLAGTRQSIRENVQNLKRGMAVTKRNLEGINTRFSAGLQSIPKKEREFVGIKRQQSIKEELYLYLLQKREETALAYASTVTDSRLIDAPISSFNPIKPKPSLVWLGSALVGILLPVLLINFLFMINNTIQSREEIEKVTHSSILGEIGQMKGTVNGVPGEESIIKMTSRSAVAEQFRALRTNLQYLGDGTCRVIMFTSSIGGEGKSFVSINLAASLAYSDKRVLLIGLDLRKPTLHERLGVPNRFGASNSLIGQGNYEDFIQSTGVHPKFDVLTSGPIPPNPSELLSNGKLPVLLEELRHKYDYILIDSPPYGLVTDSALIAEHVDATLYLVRFNYTIHDHLKRIGDLQRARRFNNLSVIFNGVNYGAGYGYGYGYGGYGYGYYSEELEGGSKSVGSRLKKLVGKV comes from the coding sequence ATGAAAGATTTAACAACTAACGAGGGTATGAACCCAATGTTCCAGGAGGAAGAACAAGAGTTCAACCTGAACGAATACCTTAGAAGATACTACCGCTACTGGTATCTTTTCCCCGTATTTATCTGCATCGCTTTCATCGCAGCGTTCTTTTATCTGCAGACTACATCACCTGTATATAATACCAAAACCAGTATTTTGATCAAGGATGAGAAAAAAGGTCTGAGCGGATCGCAGGGCGATATCCTTTCCGAACTGAGCACTCAGTTCGGAGGCAACAAGCTTGTTGAAAATGAATTAGAGATTATAAAATCTAAAACACTAATGGAGCAGGTCATCAAGGAGCTCTCGTTAGACGTTTCATATTCAACGCGCGATGGACTGAGAACCGTTTCTCTTTATAAACGGAGCCCGGTAGTTGTTAAGCCTGAAGTAATAACTGAGTTCGCGCTGAAAGAACCTTTGGTTGTACATGTTGTTGATGAAAATCACTTCAGATTTAATAATGAGGAGAAAGTGTTCAGTTTCAATCAAAGGTTCGCGAATGCTTGGGGAGCTTTTGTTGTGTTGAAGGGGCCAAAGTCCACCTACGACAAAGTTACTGTGACTTTCAAAGACACTAAGAACCTGACAGAAGGCATGCTGAGCCGATTGACCGTAGAACAGCCGAACACGAAAAGCACTGTGCTTGAAATCAGCTATGAAGACGTCGATACGCAGCGTTCGAAAGATGTATTAAATAAGCTTCTGGATGTTTATGTACAATCATCACTTGGAGACAAAAACAGCGAAGCAAGCAATACGCTTAAATTTATAGAAAACAGGTTGGGCCTTATCACGGGCGAGCTTGGAGATGTTGAAAAGGATGTCGAGTCGTATAAGAGAACGCAGGGGATTACTGACATTGGTACAGAATCCAAGCTTTTCCTGGAAAATATTAAAGAAAACGACTCGAAACTTAATGAGGTGAATACTCAGATAAGCATTTTGGAGAGCGTCGAGAACTACATACAGAACGCCGGGGAAGGTGCTGTTGCGCCGGCGACTTATATGATCAATGATCCCGTCCTGGTATCGTTGTTGACCAAATTTAATGATCTGGAGTTGCAGCGCGAGCGATATGCGCGTACTACTTCTCCCAACAACCCGCTATTGCAAACTATTAACACCCAGCTAGCGGGTACTCGCCAGTCAATCAGAGAAAACGTACAAAACCTGAAAAGGGGGATGGCGGTAACCAAGCGCAATCTGGAAGGTATCAATACAAGATTTTCCGCCGGCTTGCAAAGCATCCCCAAAAAAGAACGCGAATTTGTCGGCATCAAGAGACAACAGTCTATCAAAGAAGAGCTGTACCTGTACTTGCTTCAGAAGCGCGAAGAAACTGCATTGGCCTATGCTTCTACCGTAACAGATAGCCGCCTAATCGATGCTCCTATTTCCAGCTTTAATCCGATTAAGCCTAAGCCATCGCTTGTATGGCTAGGTTCGGCACTGGTAGGAATTTTACTTCCAGTATTGCTAATCAATTTCCTCTTTATGATTAACAATACCATACAGTCTCGAGAAGAGATCGAAAAGGTCACTCATTCTTCAATCCTGGGTGAGATCGGGCAGATGAAGGGTACTGTAAACGGTGTTCCAGGTGAAGAGTCGATTATAAAAATGACCAGCCGCAGCGCTGTGGCTGAACAATTCAGAGCTCTTAGAACCAACTTGCAATATCTTGGAGATGGCACGTGTAGGGTGATTATGTTTACATCTTCGATTGGTGGGGAAGGAAAAAGTTTCGTAAGTATTAACCTGGCAGCCAGTCTCGCTTACTCGGATAAACGCGTACTGCTCATAGGCCTCGATTTGCGGAAACCTACGCTACATGAGCGTTTGGGTGTGCCTAACCGTTTCGGTGCCTCAAACAGCCTCATCGGCCAGGGTAACTACGAGGATTTCATTCAGTCGACAGGCGTGCATCCGAAGTTTGATGTACTCACAAGTGGTCCTATTCCTCCCAACCCATCAGAGTTGTTGAGTAATGGAAAGCTACCTGTACTGCTCGAAGAACTACGGCATAAATATGACTATATCCTGATTGATTCGCCTCCGTACGGATTGGTTACAGATTCGGCCTTGATCGCTGAGCATGTTGACGCGACACTCTATCTGGTTCGTTTTAACTACACCATCCATGACCATCTTAAACGCATCGGAGACTTGCAACGGGCTCGTCGCTTTAACAACCTTTCCGTCATCTTCAATGGTGTGAACTACGGTGCCGGATATGGTTACGGATACGGTTATGGGGGATATGGTTACGGCTACTATTCGGAAGAACTGGAAGGAGGTTCGAAATCTGTCGGTTCCCGTCTGAAAAAGCTGGTAGGCAAAGTTTAA
- a CDS encoding AraC family transcriptional regulator: protein MAAGFRLDQVAVSGEKSLKTLVENRRAFTLENCELNLFETLQPSALVPLTFPDFVVTSMLRGKKVMHLFDQPGFDYLPGETVLVPANVTMKIDFPEAQRDNPTQCIALAIDHTKIQQIVDRLSETYPREGRQQFWSLQHNQYHFLNNIELAQTLNKLIKICSGSALGKDILADLTLQELIVHIIQTQHLAATDDAAYQHEDNPLAFVVNYIKANINEKIQVEDLSEKACMSRASFYRAFKREFSISPLDFILREKIKKAKQLLSHTKDSISDICYQLGFSDLNYFGRQFRKSEGISPSQYRNVTSREE from the coding sequence ATGGCGGCAGGTTTCAGATTGGATCAGGTGGCGGTTTCGGGGGAGAAATCGCTGAAAACTTTGGTGGAGAACCGCAGGGCTTTCACGCTGGAAAACTGTGAGCTGAATTTGTTCGAGACTTTGCAGCCGTCGGCATTGGTGCCACTTACATTTCCGGATTTTGTGGTGACGAGCATGCTGCGGGGAAAGAAGGTGATGCACCTGTTCGATCAGCCGGGCTTCGATTACCTGCCGGGCGAAACGGTGCTCGTTCCGGCAAACGTGACGATGAAAATCGACTTCCCCGAAGCACAGCGCGATAATCCTACCCAATGTATCGCGCTCGCGATCGACCATACGAAGATCCAGCAAATCGTCGATCGCCTCAGCGAAACTTACCCGCGCGAAGGCCGGCAGCAGTTCTGGTCGTTGCAGCATAACCAATACCATTTCCTCAATAATATCGAACTCGCGCAGACGCTCAACAAGCTCATCAAAATCTGCTCGGGCAGCGCATTAGGTAAGGATATCCTGGCGGACCTTACGTTGCAGGAGCTCATTGTGCACATTATCCAAACCCAGCACCTGGCCGCCACCGACGACGCGGCGTACCAGCACGAGGACAATCCCCTGGCATTTGTGGTGAACTACATCAAGGCCAATATCAATGAAAAGATCCAGGTAGAAGACCTCAGCGAAAAAGCATGCATGAGCCGGGCCTCATTCTACCGCGCATTCAAACGCGAGTTCAGCATCAGCCCGCTGGATTTCATATTGAGGGAGAAAATTAAAAAAGCCAAACAACTCCTTTCACACACGAAAGACAGTATTTCGGACATTTGCTACCAGCTCGGCTTCTCGGATTTGAACTATTTCGGACGACAATTCCGCAAATCCGAAGGCATCTCACCAAGTCAGTACCGGAATGTGACCAGCCGGGAGGAATGA